Proteins encoded by one window of Thunnus thynnus chromosome 3, fThuThy2.1, whole genome shotgun sequence:
- the tapt1b gene encoding transmembrane anterior posterior transformation protein 1 homolog has protein sequence MADSLSTGLGEEKEKEDRERDRKAAKTENNKDKDGVTETLGFNDKNGNSKGRKRNLSDLSLVRFITTELTRGYFLEHNEAKYTERRERVYTCLRIPKELEKLMTFGFFLCLDAFLYVFTLLPLRVLLALLRLLTLPCCGLGGSRLLQPAQVCDVLKGFIMVLCYSMMSYVDYSMMYHLIRGQSVIKLYIIYNMLEVADRLFSSFGQDILDALYWTATEPKEKKRAHIGVIPHFLMAVLYVFLHAILIMVQATTLNVAFNSHNKSLLTIMMSNNFVEIKGSVFKKFEKNNLFQMSNSDIKERFTNYILLLIVCLRNMEQFSWNPDHLWVLFPDVVMVIASEVAVDVVKHAFITKFNDISADVYGEYRASLAFDLVSSRQKNAYTDYSDSVSRRMGFIPLPLALLLIRVVTSSVKIQGSLSFMCVLLFYLGMITLKVLNSIVLLGTSCVFVKEANMEEKLFDPPPSAVSSRVNSRAHRTKHVHTAPQQEPTADKAGISLASVNPPPANVAESSAPTIPKSDSDTFLTTPDEEEDDKIINADTGLEGDGLKHRTPKKDLLEIDRFTICGNRID, from the exons ATGGCGGACTCGCTGTCGACAGGTctgggagaggagaaggagaaggaggacagGGAGAGGGACAGGAAGGCTGCCAAAACAGAGAATAATAAGGACAAGGACGGAGTCACGGAGACGTTGGGGTTTAACGACAAAAACGGCAACAGTAAGGGAAGGAAACGCAACCTGTCAG ACCTGTCTCTGGTCAGGTTTATAACTACTGAGCTCACCAGAGGCTATTTCCTGGAACACAACGAGGCCAAATACACAGAACGCAGAGAGAGGGTCTACACCTGCCTCCGCATCCCCAAGGAGCTGGAGAAG TTGATGACGTTCGGCTTCTTCCTCTGTCTGGATGCCTTCCTCTATGTGTTCACCCTGCTGCCCCTCAGGGTGCTGCTGGCCCTATTACGGCTCCTTACGTTGCCATGCTGCGGTCTCGG tggcTCCCGCCTACTGCAGCCAGCGCAGGTGTGTGATGTGCTGAAAGGCTTCATCATGGTGCTGTGTTACTCTATGATGAGCTACGTGGATTACTCCATGATGTACCACCTCATCAGGGGACAGTCTGTCATCAAACTCTACATCATTTACAACATGTTAGAG GTGGCGGACCGCCTGTTCTCATCATTTGGCCAGGACATCCTGGACGCTCTGTACTGGACAGCCACAGAAcccaaagaaaagaagagagcgCACATAGGCGTGATTCCTCACTTCCTCATGGCTGTGCTCTACGTCT TTCTTCATGCCATCCTCATCATGGTTCAAGCCACAACTCTTAACGTAGCCTTCAACTCCCACAACAAGTCCCTCCTCACCATCATGATGTCAAACAAC TTTGTGGAGATCAAAGGAAGCGTGTTTAAGAAGTTTGAAAAGAACAACCTTTTCCAGATGTCAAACAGCG ACATAAAAGAGAGGTTCACCAACTACATCCTCCTGCTCATCGTCTGTCTGAGAAACATGGAGCAGTTCTCATGGAACCCTG acCACTTGTGGGTGCTGTTTCCTGATGTAGTCATGGTGATAGCCTCGGAGGTTGCCGTGGATGTCGTCAAGCACGCTTTCATCACCAAATTCAATGACATCAGTGCTGAC GTATACGGGGAATACCGCGCCAGCCTTGCCTTTGACCTTGTCAGCAGTCGACAGAAAAAT GCTTATACAGACTACAGCGACTCAGTATCCAGAAGAATGGGCTTCATCCCTCTTCCTTTAGCTCTGCTG TTGATCAGAGTAGTGaccagctcagtgaagatccaGGGTTCGCTCtcatttatgtgtgtgctgctgttttactTGGG gATGATCACTCTAAAGGTGCTCAACAGTATCGTTCTGCTGGGGACGTCTTGTGTGTTCGTCAAAGAGGCCAACATGGAAGAAAAGCTCTTCGACCCTCCACCCTCCGCCGTTTCTAGCCGCGTAAACTCCAGAGCTCACCGGACCAAACATGTTCACACTGCACCACAGCAAG AACCCACAGCCGACAAAGCAGGAATATCTCTGGCATCAGTCAACCCTCCGCCCGCAAATGTGGCAGAGAGCTCCGCCCCCACAATCCCCAAGAGCGACTCGGACACCTTCCTGACTACGCCTgacgaggaggaggatgacAAAATCATCAACGCCGACACGGGACTGGAAGGGGACGGACTCAAACACAGAACACCCAAGAAAGACTTGCTGGAGATAGACCGTTTCACCATCTGTGGCAACCGAATTGACTGA